The following coding sequences lie in one Spirosoma sp. KUDC1026 genomic window:
- a CDS encoding 1,4-dihydroxy-2-naphthoate polyprenyltransferase, whose translation MKNWLAAARPRTLPLSLASIILGSFLAVASRHFSWTITLLAVLTTIFLQILSNFANDYGDAVSGKDTELRVGPRRAVATGDITREAMLRGIIITSILSLISGIGLLVLAFRDADATVFWFFLILGLLSIAAAVGYTNGKRPYGYAGFGDIAVLIFFGWVGVLGTYFLHTLSFHWLLLLPATSVGLFATGVLNVNNIRDIETDTMTGKKSIPARLGLPLAIRYHWGLLLTGMVCALAYSFLTDAPLTGYLYLLSFPLFVLNGRAVATHKKPAELNARLGQLALSTLLFVILFGVGQVL comes from the coding sequence ATGAAAAATTGGCTTGCGGCTGCCCGGCCGCGCACGTTGCCACTGTCGCTGGCTAGCATCATTTTAGGGAGTTTTCTGGCGGTGGCTAGTCGGCATTTTAGCTGGACGATTACACTGCTGGCGGTGTTGACGACCATTTTTCTTCAAATCCTCTCCAACTTCGCCAACGACTACGGCGATGCGGTATCGGGAAAAGATACGGAGTTGCGCGTTGGGCCTCGTCGGGCGGTGGCCACCGGCGACATTACCCGAGAAGCTATGCTCCGGGGCATTATTATTACGTCGATTCTGTCGCTTATTAGCGGTATTGGTCTTTTAGTATTGGCCTTCCGGGATGCCGACGCGACTGTCTTCTGGTTCTTTCTGATCCTTGGTTTACTCAGTATTGCAGCCGCGGTGGGCTACACCAACGGTAAACGCCCTTATGGCTACGCGGGTTTCGGCGATATTGCCGTCCTGATTTTCTTTGGCTGGGTGGGCGTGCTGGGAACGTACTTTCTGCACACACTGTCGTTTCATTGGTTGTTGCTATTACCCGCTACCAGCGTTGGCCTGTTCGCCACGGGCGTGCTGAATGTCAACAACATTCGCGACATTGAGACCGACACGATGACTGGCAAGAAGTCGATTCCGGCGCGGCTAGGTTTGCCCCTGGCTATTCGCTACCACTGGGGTTTGCTGCTGACGGGTATGGTCTGCGCGCTGGCCTATTCCTTCCTGACTGATGCCCCACTAACGGGTTATCTTTACCTGCTTTCCTTTCCGCTCTTTGTGCTGAACGGCCGAGCCGTCGCTACGCATAAGAAGCCCGCCGAACTCAACGCCCGACTGGGCCAACTCGCGCTCTCTACCTTGCTTTTCGTGATTCTGTTTGGTGTTGGGCAGGTGCTGTAG
- a CDS encoding glutathione peroxidase, with protein sequence MKKHVSLTLAAAALIVLSSGFIFRDLVKDILSDKNEVAVAPAEHAAPTKTLYDFTVKSLDGKPVALSGFKGKKVIVLNTASKCGFTPQYADWEKFYKEHGDKIVVLGFPAGNFANQELDSNEEIASFCKKNYGVSFPMFEKISVKGDDQAPLYKWLTTKDMNGWNDKAPTWNFCKYVINEKGELTHFFGSKVKPEDDEFKKAVGI encoded by the coding sequence ATGAAAAAACACGTTTCGCTTACACTGGCAGCCGCAGCGCTGATCGTTCTCTCGTCGGGGTTTATCTTTAGAGACCTTGTCAAAGACATTCTCAGCGACAAAAACGAAGTCGCCGTTGCGCCCGCTGAGCATGCAGCTCCCACAAAAACGCTGTACGATTTCACGGTGAAGTCATTGGATGGCAAACCCGTAGCTCTGAGTGGTTTTAAGGGCAAGAAAGTTATTGTGCTGAATACAGCCTCGAAATGCGGCTTTACGCCACAGTATGCCGACTGGGAGAAGTTCTACAAAGAGCATGGCGATAAAATCGTCGTATTGGGTTTCCCCGCCGGCAACTTCGCCAACCAGGAACTGGATAGCAACGAAGAGATCGCGTCGTTCTGCAAAAAGAACTACGGTGTTTCGTTCCCCATGTTCGAGAAGATCAGTGTGAAAGGCGACGATCAGGCTCCGCTCTACAAATGGCTGACGACCAAAGATATGAACGGCTGGAACGACAAAGCACCCACCTGGAATTTCTGCAAATACGTTATCAACGAGAAAGGCGAACTGACTCACTTCTTCGGCTCGAAAGTAAAACCCGAAGACGACGAGTTTAAGAAAGCAGTAGGAATCTAA
- the argS gene encoding arginine--tRNA ligase, giving the protein MDIQEQLKGAIQRAIAELYQQDVSDVLLQPTKKEFEGLYTFVTFALTKALRQPPAQIGQAIGTWLTENSPIVSQFNVVQGFLNISIADAAWVEVLNDIAANAEFGQLPKKEESVMVEFSSPNTNKPLHLGHLRNNFLGDSVSRILKACGYDVVKACIVNDRGVHICKSMLAYKLYGNGETPESSGMKGDHLIGKYYVLFDKAYKAEIEQLVAEGVAKEGAEKKAPLMLEVQQMLRLWEQGDPETVALWQKLNNWVYAGFEATYRSIGVSFDKTYYESNTYVLGKEIVEEGLQKGIFYRKEDSSVWIDLTEEGLDQKLVLRSDGTSVYMTQDLGTTDLKYQDFHNDRQIWVVGNEQDYHFNVLFAILRRLGRPYADGLYHLSYGMVDLPTGKMKSREGTVVDADDLIRETTEAAATAADEAAKGKLDEFSAGEKADLFHMLGLGALKYYLLKVDPQKRMQFNPAESVDLHGHTGPYIQYVHARIQSVVRKAKELSLSLDGPVTPTELDDVEQQLVFLLSQYPQRVADAGADYAPSYIAQYAYELARTFNQFYDKLSILKETDMVKLQNRLVMAQAIGRTIRSAMELLGISVPEKM; this is encoded by the coding sequence ATGGATATTCAGGAACAGTTAAAAGGTGCCATTCAGCGCGCCATTGCCGAGTTGTACCAGCAGGACGTCAGCGACGTCCTATTGCAGCCCACCAAAAAAGAATTCGAAGGTCTTTATACGTTTGTTACGTTCGCACTGACCAAAGCCCTCCGCCAGCCACCCGCGCAGATTGGACAGGCTATCGGTACGTGGCTTACCGAAAACAGCCCTATTGTCAGCCAGTTTAACGTTGTTCAGGGGTTTTTGAACATCAGTATTGCCGATGCCGCCTGGGTGGAGGTGTTGAATGATATTGCGGCTAACGCCGAGTTTGGTCAGTTACCGAAAAAAGAAGAGTCGGTAATGGTCGAGTTCTCCTCACCGAACACCAACAAACCGCTGCACCTGGGTCACCTGCGGAACAATTTCCTGGGCGATTCGGTGAGCCGGATTCTGAAGGCCTGCGGCTATGACGTCGTGAAAGCCTGTATTGTTAACGACCGTGGTGTTCATATCTGCAAGTCGATGCTCGCTTACAAACTGTACGGTAATGGGGAAACCCCCGAATCGTCGGGCATGAAGGGCGATCACCTGATCGGGAAGTATTACGTTCTGTTCGATAAAGCCTACAAAGCTGAAATCGAGCAGCTGGTAGCGGAGGGCGTAGCCAAGGAGGGAGCCGAGAAAAAGGCTCCGCTGATGCTGGAAGTGCAGCAGATGTTACGGCTCTGGGAGCAGGGCGATCCCGAAACGGTAGCGCTCTGGCAGAAGCTGAACAATTGGGTATATGCCGGTTTTGAGGCTACGTACCGGAGCATCGGCGTGAGTTTCGATAAGACCTATTACGAATCGAACACCTACGTACTGGGTAAAGAAATCGTGGAAGAAGGCCTGCAGAAAGGCATTTTCTACCGCAAGGAAGACAGTTCGGTATGGATCGATCTGACCGAGGAAGGACTTGATCAAAAACTGGTGCTGCGCTCCGACGGTACGTCGGTGTACATGACCCAGGATCTGGGTACTACCGATCTGAAATACCAGGATTTTCATAATGACCGCCAGATCTGGGTGGTGGGCAACGAACAGGACTACCACTTCAACGTCCTGTTTGCCATTCTGCGCCGGCTGGGGCGGCCGTACGCCGATGGACTCTACCATCTGTCATACGGTATGGTCGACCTGCCAACGGGTAAAATGAAATCACGGGAAGGCACCGTCGTAGACGCCGATGACCTGATTCGGGAAACGACCGAAGCGGCTGCTACGGCTGCCGACGAAGCCGCCAAAGGCAAGCTTGATGAATTCAGCGCCGGGGAAAAAGCCGATCTGTTCCACATGCTGGGCCTGGGCGCGCTGAAATATTACCTGCTGAAAGTTGATCCGCAGAAACGAATGCAGTTCAATCCGGCCGAGTCGGTAGATCTGCATGGGCATACGGGACCGTATATACAGTACGTACACGCCCGGATTCAGTCGGTAGTGCGGAAAGCAAAGGAACTGAGCCTGTCGCTGGATGGGCCGGTTACACCAACCGAGCTGGATGATGTGGAACAGCAACTGGTGTTTCTGCTGAGTCAGTACCCGCAGCGAGTGGCCGACGCCGGGGCGGATTACGCACCGTCGTACATCGCACAGTATGCCTACGAACTGGCCCGGACATTCAACCAGTTCTACGACAAACTGTCAATTCTGAAAGAAACGGATATGGTCAAGTTGCAGAATAGACTGGTGATGGCACAGGCCATTGGACGGACAATCCGTTCGGCGATGGAGTTACTGGGGATTTCGGTGCCGGAAAAAATGTAA
- a CDS encoding SDR family NAD(P)-dependent oxidoreductase, translating into MIALITGATSGIGRATAEAFADLEYRLILCGRRQERLDELKDQLTAKTDVMTLTFDVRYWDEVDEAIDSLPDEWKAIDILINNAGNAHGMGPIQEGDINDWDQMIDGNVQGVLYVSKAVTPGMVARRKGHIVNLSSIAGKQTYANGTVYCASKAAVEAISTGMRLDLTQHGIKVTNIAPGAVETEFSMVRFRGDSERAGKVYEGFAPLKAEDIADTIVYAVTAPAHVTIADLTILASAQAAATTIYRK; encoded by the coding sequence ATGATTGCATTAATTACCGGCGCTACCTCGGGGATTGGCCGCGCCACCGCCGAAGCCTTTGCTGATCTTGAATACCGGCTGATTCTTTGTGGCCGTCGCCAGGAACGGCTGGACGAATTGAAAGACCAGCTGACCGCCAAAACCGACGTAATGACGCTCACCTTCGATGTGCGCTATTGGGACGAGGTTGACGAAGCCATCGACTCGCTGCCCGATGAGTGGAAAGCGATTGATATTTTGATAAACAATGCCGGCAACGCTCACGGCATGGGCCCCATTCAGGAAGGCGATATCAACGACTGGGATCAGATGATCGACGGCAATGTCCAGGGCGTACTGTACGTATCCAAAGCGGTTACACCTGGTATGGTAGCGCGCCGAAAAGGCCACATTGTAAACCTGAGTTCGATTGCGGGCAAACAGACGTATGCGAATGGAACCGTTTACTGCGCCAGCAAAGCCGCTGTTGAAGCCATCAGCACCGGTATGCGTCTGGACCTGACGCAGCACGGAATCAAAGTGACGAATATTGCGCCCGGTGCCGTTGAAACCGAATTTTCAATGGTACGCTTCCGGGGCGATTCCGAGCGGGCCGGGAAAGTGTACGAAGGCTTTGCGCCCCTTAAGGCCGAAGACATCGCCGACACCATCGTCTATGCCGTTACGGCTCCAGCGCACGTCACCATTGCCGACCTGACTATTCTGGCCAGCGCTCAGGCAGCCGCTACAACCATTTACCGGAAATAA
- a CDS encoding 3-dehydroquinate synthase has product MNTLNQAFSVRFSYSVFFTDQLFNPANDVLATFFDQQSTGVTRKKVLFVLDSGVVAAHNNLPEAIKTYITERVPSVDLVPELITLPGGEAAKNDPNLVRELVDAVDRYGIDRHSFVVAIGGGSILDMVGYAAAISHRGVRHIRIPTTVLSQNDSGVGVKNGVNYRGKKNFLGTFAPPVAVFNDSQFLTTLDDRDWRAGISEAIKVALIKDHTFFAWIEANAQALARRDMAAMEYLIHRCADMHMQHISGGDPFEMGSSRPLDFGHWSAHKLEQLTNFELRHGEAVAIGIALDTLYSNQLGWLTDADTNRVLTTLRTLGFVLYQPMLDTDDSAGILKGLSEFREHLGGQLTIMLLQGIGQGVEVHEIDPDGVRQAISTLKEQESYAQAA; this is encoded by the coding sequence ATGAATACCCTGAATCAAGCGTTTAGTGTACGTTTTTCGTACAGTGTGTTTTTTACTGATCAGCTTTTTAACCCGGCCAACGACGTACTCGCTACTTTTTTCGACCAACAGTCTACGGGCGTAACCCGAAAAAAAGTACTTTTTGTGCTTGATTCAGGCGTAGTAGCGGCTCATAACAATTTACCGGAAGCCATTAAAACATACATCACCGAGCGGGTTCCGTCGGTCGATCTGGTTCCGGAACTGATTACCCTTCCCGGCGGTGAAGCGGCCAAAAACGACCCTAACCTGGTTCGTGAACTGGTCGACGCCGTTGATCGGTACGGTATCGACCGTCATTCGTTTGTCGTTGCCATCGGAGGAGGCTCTATCCTCGACATGGTTGGTTACGCTGCGGCTATTTCGCACCGGGGCGTTCGCCATATCCGGATTCCAACGACGGTTCTGTCGCAGAACGACTCGGGGGTTGGGGTCAAGAATGGGGTCAATTACCGGGGTAAAAAGAACTTCCTCGGTACGTTTGCTCCTCCCGTTGCGGTCTTCAACGACAGCCAGTTTCTGACCACGCTCGACGACCGCGACTGGCGAGCGGGCATTTCTGAAGCCATCAAAGTGGCGCTGATTAAAGATCATACGTTCTTTGCGTGGATTGAGGCTAACGCGCAGGCGCTGGCTCGTCGCGATATGGCCGCTATGGAGTATTTGATTCACCGCTGCGCCGACATGCATATGCAGCATATCTCCGGCGGTGACCCCTTCGAAATGGGCTCGTCGCGGCCGCTGGATTTTGGTCATTGGAGCGCGCACAAACTGGAGCAACTTACCAACTTCGAGCTACGTCACGGCGAGGCTGTTGCCATCGGTATTGCCCTCGATACGCTCTACTCCAATCAGCTTGGCTGGCTGACCGATGCCGATACGAACCGGGTCCTGACGACGCTACGTACCCTGGGATTCGTCTTATACCAGCCCATGCTCGACACGGACGACAGCGCCGGAATTCTGAAAGGTCTGTCCGAGTTTCGGGAGCACTTGGGCGGTCAGCTCACCATCATGCTCCTGCAGGGTATTGGTCAGGGAGTTGAAGTTCACGAGATTGACCCGGACGGCGTACGGCAGGCCATCAGCACCTTAAAAGAACAGGAATCTTACGCACAAGCCGCATGA
- the eboE gene encoding metabolite traffic protein EboE — MKTPLGHLGYCTNIHAGESWADHFQALQEAIPAVKQRLSPDQPFGLGLRLANQASEELEQPENLVAFQHWLADNDCYVFTMNGFPFGGFHNTVVKDQVHAPDWTTEARVEYTKRLFRILSVLLPVDELGNAIQGGISTSPLSYRRWFEWNQPAARDYIFSQTTQNVLEVVAELIQLRKQTDRLMHLDLEPEPDGVIETTDEFITWYTDYLLPMGIEQLTEQFGMTDEEAEAAICEHIRLCFDVCHVAVGYEKPAEVLAKLKEFGLRVGKIQVSAALKAEFPEDAGGREAVRQAFARFDEPTYLHQVIARTRSGELLRFADLPDALAAFDDTHIEWRAHFHVPIFVSEYGVLQSTQDDIWNVLTLQNERRFTNQLEVETYTWDVLPDSLKLDLVDSIERELGWVLTTELAN; from the coding sequence ATGAAAACGCCTTTAGGACACCTCGGCTATTGCACGAATATTCACGCTGGCGAAAGCTGGGCCGATCATTTCCAGGCGTTGCAGGAGGCCATCCCAGCCGTCAAGCAACGGCTCTCGCCCGATCAGCCGTTTGGGCTGGGTCTCCGTCTGGCGAATCAGGCCAGCGAGGAGTTAGAACAACCCGAAAATCTGGTTGCTTTTCAGCACTGGCTGGCCGACAACGACTGCTACGTCTTTACCATGAACGGATTTCCGTTCGGTGGTTTTCACAATACCGTCGTTAAAGATCAGGTTCACGCACCTGACTGGACAACCGAAGCGCGGGTTGAATACACCAAGCGACTCTTCCGGATTCTGTCGGTGCTGTTGCCCGTCGATGAATTAGGGAACGCGATCCAGGGTGGTATTTCGACCTCACCCCTCTCCTACCGTCGCTGGTTTGAGTGGAATCAGCCGGCCGCCCGGGATTATATTTTCTCGCAAACCACTCAGAATGTACTGGAAGTAGTTGCCGAACTGATTCAGCTCCGCAAGCAGACCGACCGGTTGATGCACCTGGATCTGGAGCCCGAACCCGACGGCGTTATCGAAACCACAGACGAGTTCATTACGTGGTATACCGATTATCTCCTGCCTATGGGCATTGAGCAGTTGACCGAACAGTTTGGCATGACCGACGAAGAAGCCGAAGCCGCTATCTGCGAACACATCCGGCTTTGCTTCGACGTATGCCACGTAGCCGTTGGATACGAAAAACCCGCGGAGGTGCTGGCCAAGCTGAAAGAATTTGGTTTACGGGTTGGTAAAATTCAGGTAAGTGCGGCTCTGAAAGCAGAATTTCCGGAAGATGCCGGCGGGCGGGAAGCGGTCCGGCAGGCATTCGCCCGCTTCGACGAGCCAACGTATCTGCATCAGGTCATTGCCCGCACCCGATCGGGTGAGTTACTGCGCTTTGCGGACTTACCCGATGCGCTGGCAGCATTTGACGATACGCATATAGAGTGGCGGGCCCATTTTCACGTACCAATTTTTGTGTCGGAATATGGTGTTTTACAGTCGACGCAGGACGATATTTGGAACGTACTCACGCTGCAGAACGAACGACGGTTTACGAACCAGCTTGAAGTTGAAACCTACACCTGGGACGTACTGCCGGACAGCCTTAAACTCGACCTTGTCGATTCCATCGAACGTGAGTTGGGCTGGGTACTAACGACCGAGTTAGCTAACTAG
- a CDS encoding alkaline phosphatase family protein, which translates to MKKTVVIDVVGLSYSLIGEHTPFLKQWFASKHQATIDPMLPAVTTAVQSTYVTGKWPSETGIVGNGWYDHTASEVQFWKQSNKLVSGEKIWERARKIDPNFTVSKMFWWYNMYSTADFSATPRPQYPSDGMKLADCYTQPGDLRDRLQKELGTFPLFQFWGPATTIASSRWIADASMLVDKWHNPTLTLIYLPHLDYCLQKVGQEANKNAKDLREIDDVCRDLIEHYEKQGAEVIILSEYGITNVSKPIHLNRILREAGMIRYREERGLELFDAGASPAFSVADHQIAHVYINDPKVYNQVRAILEKTPGIELILDKEQQKQYHINHERSGDFVVMADADSWFTYYYWLDDARAPDFARLVAIHQKPGYDPAEMFMDQTNPFIKLKAGYKLARKKLGFRYLMNIISLDATLVKGSHGRVGTAPEYHPVFVSSQNVGKRLSPTAVYDSIWEIMSAEVLAS; encoded by the coding sequence ATGAAAAAGACCGTAGTCATCGATGTAGTTGGTTTATCGTACTCGCTCATTGGCGAGCATACGCCCTTTCTGAAACAGTGGTTCGCCAGCAAACACCAGGCGACGATTGACCCCATGTTGCCTGCCGTAACGACAGCGGTGCAGTCGACCTACGTAACGGGCAAATGGCCCAGCGAAACGGGTATTGTTGGTAACGGCTGGTACGACCACACAGCCTCAGAAGTGCAGTTCTGGAAGCAGTCGAACAAGCTCGTTTCAGGCGAGAAAATCTGGGAGCGGGCTCGTAAAATCGATCCTAATTTTACGGTGTCGAAAATGTTCTGGTGGTACAATATGTATTCCACCGCCGATTTTTCGGCTACCCCCCGCCCGCAGTATCCGTCGGATGGCATGAAGCTGGCTGACTGCTACACCCAGCCCGGCGACCTGCGCGACCGGCTCCAGAAAGAGCTTGGTACCTTCCCCTTGTTTCAGTTCTGGGGTCCGGCCACAACCATTGCCAGCAGCCGCTGGATTGCCGATGCGTCGATGCTGGTCGATAAGTGGCACAACCCGACGCTGACGCTGATCTACCTGCCGCACCTGGATTACTGCCTGCAAAAAGTAGGTCAGGAAGCAAACAAAAATGCGAAGGACCTGCGTGAGATCGACGATGTTTGCCGCGACCTTATCGAGCACTACGAAAAGCAGGGCGCCGAAGTCATCATCCTGTCCGAATATGGTATCACTAACGTTAGCAAGCCTATTCACCTGAACCGAATTCTGCGCGAAGCCGGTATGATCCGGTACCGCGAAGAACGGGGACTGGAGTTGTTCGATGCGGGGGCATCACCTGCTTTTTCCGTCGCCGATCACCAGATTGCGCATGTCTACATCAATGATCCCAAGGTTTATAATCAGGTTCGGGCTATTCTCGAAAAAACGCCGGGTATTGAATTGATCCTGGACAAAGAACAGCAGAAGCAATACCATATCAACCATGAGCGTTCCGGCGATTTCGTCGTCATGGCCGATGCCGACAGCTGGTTTACGTATTATTACTGGCTCGACGATGCCCGCGCGCCGGACTTTGCCCGGCTGGTGGCTATCCATCAGAAACCGGGTTATGATCCTGCTGAGATGTTTATGGATCAGACGAATCCATTCATCAAACTTAAGGCTGGGTACAAACTAGCCCGTAAGAAACTAGGCTTCCGCTATCTGATGAATATTATTTCGCTGGATGCAACGCTGGTGAAAGGTTCTCATGGCCGCGTCGGGACCGCTCCCGAATATCATCCGGTCTTTGTGAGCAGTCAGAATGTTGGCAAACGACTATCGCCAACGGCCGTTTATGATTCGATCTGGGAAATTATGTCGGCAGAAGTGCTTGCCAGTTAG
- a CDS encoding KUP/HAK/KT family potassium transporter, whose product MEDKKHLDTVTAAGLLVAMGIIYGDIGTSPLYTLRAIIGAQNVVRGDVVRGALSCIIWTLTLQTTIKYVILILRADNRGEGGIFALYALIRRHARWLTVPAIIGGSALLADGIITPPVSVSSAVEGLTLIYPNIETVPIVIAILTVLFLIQAFGTSVVGTAFGPIMLVWFLMLGTLGFAQIIHAPGVLAALNPYYAWWLLTQYPDGFWLLGSVFLCTTGAEALYSDMGHCGRGNIRVSWIFVKTCLILNYLGQGAWLLSIEGQVLQTRIPFYEVMPSWFLTIGIVIATAATVIASQALISGSFTLISEAIRLNFWPKVRLRYPSVQKGQLYVPSVNLLLWAGCVGVVLYFRESSNMEAAYGLAITITMLMTTLLMSYYLYTHKYQAWGVVLFLTVYLGIEGSFLVANLIKFPHGGWVSVLIGASIASIMYIWLQAFQIKLRLTEYVRIDQYIQSIKELSRDISIPKYATHLVFMSNAARQSEIESKIIYSIFQKRPKRADIYWFVHVDTTDDPYTMEYKVNTIAPDDAYKVTFKLGFRVEQRINLFFRKVIEDMVKNKEVDITSRYESLSRQNVIGDFRFVVLEKFLSFENELPTRERFIMNLYFNIKSFTTSEDRWFGLDSSSVKIEKVPLVIRPVENVKLKRIAT is encoded by the coding sequence ATGGAAGATAAGAAACATTTAGACACCGTAACGGCGGCCGGTTTATTGGTTGCCATGGGTATTATTTACGGTGACATTGGTACGTCACCACTCTACACACTAAGAGCTATTATTGGTGCACAAAATGTTGTCCGGGGCGACGTTGTTCGAGGGGCTCTCTCCTGTATTATCTGGACGCTCACACTGCAAACTACCATTAAATACGTAATCCTGATTCTGCGTGCGGACAACCGGGGAGAGGGTGGAATTTTTGCGCTCTACGCCCTTATTCGTCGTCATGCCCGCTGGCTTACGGTTCCGGCCATTATCGGAGGTTCAGCCCTGCTGGCCGATGGGATCATTACACCCCCAGTATCAGTATCGTCGGCCGTTGAAGGGTTAACGCTGATTTACCCCAATATCGAAACGGTCCCTATCGTTATTGCGATTCTAACGGTTCTATTCCTGATTCAGGCTTTCGGCACCAGTGTTGTTGGTACGGCGTTTGGGCCGATCATGCTGGTCTGGTTCCTGATGCTGGGAACCCTTGGTTTTGCCCAGATCATTCATGCGCCGGGTGTTCTGGCCGCACTGAATCCCTACTATGCCTGGTGGCTGCTCACGCAGTATCCGGATGGGTTCTGGCTGCTGGGTTCTGTTTTCCTTTGTACTACCGGAGCCGAAGCGCTATACTCCGACATGGGCCATTGCGGACGGGGCAACATCCGGGTGAGCTGGATTTTTGTTAAAACTTGCCTGATCCTGAACTATCTGGGACAAGGTGCCTGGCTATTGAGTATTGAGGGGCAGGTTCTTCAAACCCGTATTCCTTTCTACGAGGTAATGCCTTCCTGGTTCCTGACTATCGGGATCGTTATTGCCACGGCCGCTACGGTGATTGCCAGTCAGGCCCTGATCAGTGGATCGTTTACGCTCATCAGCGAGGCTATCCGGCTCAATTTCTGGCCGAAAGTCAGGTTGCGCTACCCCAGCGTACAGAAAGGGCAGTTGTACGTACCCAGCGTTAACCTCCTGCTGTGGGCTGGTTGCGTAGGGGTGGTCCTGTATTTCCGGGAGTCGTCGAATATGGAAGCCGCCTATGGTCTCGCCATCACCATCACCATGCTGATGACGACGCTGCTGATGTCCTATTACCTGTATACTCATAAATACCAGGCCTGGGGGGTTGTGCTCTTTCTAACGGTTTATCTGGGCATAGAAGGATCATTCCTGGTAGCGAATTTGATCAAATTCCCGCACGGTGGCTGGGTTTCTGTGCTGATCGGCGCATCAATAGCCAGCATTATGTATATCTGGCTGCAGGCCTTCCAGATCAAACTTCGACTGACCGAATACGTACGGATTGATCAATATATTCAGTCCATTAAGGAGCTGAGTCGCGACATTAGTATTCCGAAATACGCGACGCACCTCGTCTTCATGAGCAACGCGGCCCGGCAGTCGGAGATTGAATCGAAAATCATTTATTCCATCTTCCAGAAGCGCCCCAAACGCGCGGATATATACTGGTTTGTGCACGTTGACACGACCGACGATCCCTATACGATGGAGTATAAAGTAAATACCATCGCCCCGGACGATGCCTATAAAGTAACGTTCAAGCTAGGGTTCCGGGTAGAACAACGGATCAACCTGTTCTTCCGGAAGGTGATTGAGGACATGGTGAAAAACAAAGAGGTGGATATTACCAGCCGGTACGAATCGCTGAGTCGCCAGAACGTAATCGGTGATTTTCGCTTCGTCGTGCTGGAGAAGTTCCTCTCGTTCGAGAACGAACTTCCTACCCGCGAGCGGTTCATCATGAACCTGTATTTTAATATCAAAAGCTTCACTACGTCCGAAGATCGCTGGTTTGGTCTGGACAGCAGTTCGGTCAAAATCGAGAAGGTTCCTCTCGTCATTCGCCCCGTAGAAAACGTCAAACTAAAACGGATAGCCACCTAG